A region from the Burkholderiales bacterium genome encodes:
- a CDS encoding acyloxyacyl hydrolase, which yields MRQILSVLFLAGVSFSAGAIDSMSIEAGHGEGVDVARIGLQWDWDKQWFSAHGWYLGGYWDASVGVLHGRSASPVNNDVADISFTPTFRYQKADLTALAPYIDFGVGAHLWSRTTITADKRSGTAFQFGDYVGVGLRFGEHGIYDLGYRFQHLSNAGIKGLNPGISTHLLRFQIHFN from the coding sequence ATGAGGCAAATTCTCAGCGTATTGTTTTTGGCCGGTGTGAGCTTCAGCGCGGGTGCCATAGACAGTATGTCGATTGAAGCCGGTCACGGTGAGGGGGTAGACGTTGCGCGCATCGGCCTGCAGTGGGACTGGGACAAGCAGTGGTTTTCCGCGCACGGCTGGTATCTGGGCGGATACTGGGATGCTTCGGTAGGGGTTCTACACGGACGCAGCGCCTCGCCGGTGAATAATGACGTCGCTGATATCAGCTTCACGCCTACTTTCCGTTACCAGAAAGCCGATCTTACGGCTCTCGCGCCTTATATCGACTTTGGGGTGGGCGCACATTTGTGGTCGCGCACCACCATTACCGCCGACAAGAGGTCGGGCACAGCCTTCCAGTTCGGCGATTATGTCGGTGTCGGCCTGCGCTTCGGGGAGCACGGCATTTACGACTTGGGCTACCGTTTTCAGCACTTGTCCAACGCCGGAATCAAGGGACTTAATCCGGGCATCAGTACCCATCTGCTTCGTTTTCAAATTCATTTCAACTAG
- the acs gene encoding acetate--CoA ligase: protein MSTIESVLRETRVFPPSPAFVKQANISGMGAYNKLCAEAERDFTGFWGRLAIENVLWHKPFTKVLNESNPPFFKWYEDGELNISYNCLDRHLKTQPDKTAIIFEADDSKVTKITYKELYHKVCQFANGLKSLGIKKGERVIIYMPMSIEVVIAMQACARIGAIHSVVFGGFSAKSLQERIIDAGAVAVITADGQMRGGKEIPLKPTVDEAFVMGGCEKVKSVVVYKRTGSSVKMQAPRDKWWDEVIKGQADTCEPTWVNAEHPLFILYTSGSTGKPKGVQHATGGYLLFAMLTMKWVFDYKPADIFWCTADVGWVTGHTYITYGPLAVGATEIMFEGVPTYPDAGRFWKIIQDHKVTVFYTAPTAIRSLIKAGGDLPKKYNLSSLRILGTVGEPINPETWMWYYETVGQKRCPIVDTWWQTETGGHLISPLPGVTPLKPGSCTFPLPGIMADIVDEAGHSVEKGKGGILVIKRPWPAMIRTIWGDPDRYKKTYYPEDFKGKYYLAGDGASRDEEGYFRIVGRIDDVLNVSGHRLGTMEIESALVANTKLVAEAAVVGRPDEMTGEAVVAFVVLKGMRPNGEEAKKIAQELRDWVGKEIGPIAKPKDIRFGDNLPKTRSGKIMRRLLRSIAKGEEITQDVSTLENPAILQQLKEAVK from the coding sequence ATGTCAACCATTGAATCGGTCTTGCGGGAAACGCGTGTATTCCCGCCATCCCCTGCTTTTGTCAAGCAGGCCAATATTTCGGGCATGGGGGCGTACAACAAGCTTTGCGCCGAGGCCGAGCGCGACTTCACCGGTTTCTGGGGGCGCTTAGCCATAGAGAATGTGCTTTGGCACAAGCCTTTTACCAAAGTGTTGAATGAGAGCAACCCGCCGTTCTTTAAATGGTATGAAGACGGCGAGCTCAACATATCCTATAACTGCCTTGACAGGCATTTGAAGACCCAGCCCGATAAGACCGCGATTATTTTCGAGGCGGATGACAGCAAGGTCACCAAAATCACCTACAAGGAGCTCTATCACAAAGTCTGCCAGTTCGCCAACGGCCTGAAATCGCTCGGTATCAAGAAAGGCGAGCGCGTCATCATTTACATGCCGATGAGCATTGAAGTGGTGATTGCGATGCAAGCTTGTGCGCGCATTGGCGCGATCCATTCGGTGGTATTTGGCGGCTTTTCCGCGAAGAGCCTGCAGGAGCGGATTATTGACGCCGGCGCGGTTGCGGTGATTACCGCCGACGGCCAGATGCGCGGCGGGAAGGAAATTCCGTTAAAACCCACGGTGGACGAAGCCTTCGTCATGGGTGGCTGTGAAAAAGTGAAAAGCGTGGTGGTTTACAAACGTACCGGTTCCAGCGTGAAGATGCAGGCACCTCGCGACAAGTGGTGGGACGAGGTCATCAAAGGCCAAGCCGACACCTGCGAGCCGACCTGGGTAAACGCCGAACACCCCTTGTTCATCCTTTACACTTCGGGCTCCACCGGCAAACCCAAGGGTGTACAGCATGCCACTGGCGGATACCTTCTGTTCGCGATGCTGACCATGAAATGGGTATTCGACTACAAGCCCGCGGATATCTTTTGGTGCACGGCGGATGTGGGCTGGGTGACCGGCCATACGTATATCACCTATGGACCACTAGCAGTGGGCGCAACAGAAATCATGTTCGAAGGTGTGCCGACTTATCCGGATGCCGGTCGTTTCTGGAAAATCATCCAGGATCACAAGGTCACGGTGTTCTACACTGCGCCCACCGCCATCCGCTCCCTGATTAAGGCTGGCGGCGATCTGCCGAAGAAATACAACCTTTCCAGCTTGCGCATCCTCGGCACGGTGGGCGAGCCCATCAATCCTGAAACGTGGATGTGGTATTACGAAACCGTGGGACAGAAACGCTGCCCCATCGTGGATACCTGGTGGCAAACCGAGACCGGCGGACATCTGATTTCGCCGCTCCCCGGAGTAACACCGCTCAAACCGGGCTCCTGCACTTTTCCTTTGCCGGGCATTATGGCCGACATCGTGGATGAAGCCGGACACTCAGTGGAAAAAGGTAAAGGCGGAATTTTGGTCATCAAGCGGCCTTGGCCCGCGATGATCCGTACCATCTGGGGTGATCCAGACCGTTACAAAAAAACCTATTACCCTGAAGACTTCAAAGGCAAATATTACCTCGCCGGTGACGGCGCTAGCCGCGACGAAGAAGGCTATTTTCGAATTGTAGGCCGAATTGACGACGTGCTGAACGTATCGGGTCATCGTCTTGGCACCATGGAAATCGAATCGGCGTTGGTAGCGAACACCAAATTGGTGGCGGAGGCTGCGGTAGTCGGGCGCCCGGATGAAATGACAGGTGAGGCAGTCGTTGCATTCGTGGTGCTGAAAGGAATGCGCCCGAACGGCGAAGAAGCCAAGAAGATCGCTCAGGAATTGCGCGACTGGGTAGGCAAGGAGATCGGGCCGATCGCCAAACCTAAAGACATCCGCTTTGGTGACAATCTGCCCAAGACCCGTTCCGGGAAAATTATGCGCCGTTTGTTGCGCTCGATCGCCAAGGGCGAGGAAATCACCCAGGACGTTTCGACTCTGGAAAATCCTGCGATATTGCAACAACTGAAAGAGGCTGTTAAATAA
- a CDS encoding FumA C-terminus/TtdB family hydratase beta subunit: protein MSILRQEDFIQSIADALQYISYYHPADYIRSLGEAYQREQSPVAKDAIAQILTNSRMCAEGRRPICQDTGIVVVFLKIGMNVRWHTKISIADMVNEGVRRAYSQPDNVLRASIVSDPAGARKNTRDNTPAVIHMELVPGDVVEVKLAAKGGGSENKSKFVVLNPSDDIVEWVVKTVPTMGAGWKPGETLLLSGKILTGRDAAHKRIADSFAKGQPLPEGVDFRNRFIYYVGPVDPVRDEVVGPAGPTTATRMDKFTEMMLEKTGLLGMIGKGERGPVAIEAIRKHNAVYLIAVGGAAYLVSKAIRSARVVAFADLGMEAIYEFEVENMPVTVAVDASGSSLHANGPAEWRAKIGKIPVAAG from the coding sequence GTGAGCATTCTGCGCCAGGAAGATTTCATTCAGAGCATCGCCGACGCGCTTCAATACATTTCCTACTACCACCCGGCTGATTACATTCGTTCCCTCGGTGAAGCTTACCAGCGCGAGCAATCGCCCGTGGCCAAGGACGCGATAGCGCAGATTCTCACCAACTCCCGGATGTGCGCGGAGGGGCGTCGTCCCATCTGCCAGGATACCGGCATCGTGGTAGTGTTCCTGAAAATCGGCATGAACGTGCGCTGGCATACCAAGATAAGCATCGCCGACATGGTGAATGAGGGCGTGCGTCGCGCCTATTCCCAACCCGATAATGTCTTGCGCGCTTCCATCGTGTCCGACCCTGCCGGCGCACGTAAGAACACCCGGGACAATACGCCTGCGGTGATTCACATGGAATTGGTTCCCGGCGATGTGGTGGAAGTGAAGCTCGCGGCCAAAGGCGGCGGCTCGGAAAACAAATCCAAGTTCGTGGTGCTCAATCCATCGGACGACATTGTGGAATGGGTGGTAAAGACCGTACCGACCATGGGCGCGGGCTGGAAACCGGGAGAAACACTACTCCTTTCGGGCAAGATTTTGACTGGCCGCGATGCCGCCCACAAGCGCATCGCCGACTCGTTCGCCAAGGGGCAGCCGCTTCCCGAGGGCGTGGATTTCCGCAATCGCTTTATTTACTACGTCGGGCCGGTGGATCCGGTGCGCGATGAAGTGGTGGGACCGGCGGGACCCACCACGGCGACACGCATGGATAAATTTACTGAAATGATGCTGGAAAAAACCGGCCTGCTGGGAATGATAGGCAAGGGCGAGCGCGGGCCTGTAGCGATTGAAGCCATTAGAAAGCATAACGCGGTGTATTTGATTGCAGTGGGCGGTGCGGCTTATCTGGTGTCCAAGGCGATTCGCTCGGCACGAGTGGTGGCGTTCGCCGATTTAGGGATGGAAGCGATTTATGAATTTGAAGTCGAAAACATGCCAGTGACCGTGGCGGTGGACGCCAGTGGCAGTTCGCTGCATGCGAACGGACCTGCCGAATGGCGCGCCAAAATCGGCAAGATACCGGTGGCGGCAGGTTAA